The proteins below are encoded in one region of Enhydrobacter sp.:
- a CDS encoding Lrp/AsnC family transcriptional regulator, protein MPAKFLLDSFDRKILDCLQDDSDMPLAEVARRVGLSTTPCWRRINRLTEEGIIRARVALLDRKAVNAGVTVFVAVRTAQHNAQWLARFAKAVASFPEVMDCYRMSGEIDYLIRLALPDIDAYDAFYKRLIARIELSDVTSMFAMEEIKSTTRLPLSYLP, encoded by the coding sequence ATGCCGGCGAAATTTTTGCTAGATTCCTTTGACCGGAAGATTCTGGATTGCCTGCAGGACGACTCGGACATGCCTTTGGCGGAGGTGGCGAGGCGGGTGGGACTGTCGACCACGCCCTGCTGGCGCCGCATCAACCGCCTGACGGAGGAAGGGATCATCCGGGCACGCGTGGCGCTTCTCGATCGCAAGGCGGTCAATGCCGGCGTCACGGTGTTCGTGGCGGTGCGCACGGCCCAGCACAACGCCCAATGGTTGGCCCGCTTCGCGAAGGCCGTGGCATCGTTTCCCGAAGTGATGGATTGCTACCGCATGAGCGGCGAGATCGACTATCTGATCCGGCTCGCCCTGCCCGACATCGACGCCTACGACGCCTTCTACAAGCGCCTGATCGCCAGGATCGAGCTTTCCGACGTCACCTCCATGTTCGCCATGGAGGAGATCAAATCGACGACCCGGCTGCCGCTCTCTTACCTGCCTTGA
- a CDS encoding DUF6356 family protein → MLRRFTDHPASVNETYLEHMGMAFGFGGRMLLGSLACFVHGLFPWLCLTRGSDTIRGLHRRMVSHRVVQQEQADRPMVAAE, encoded by the coding sequence ATGTTGCGGCGCTTCACCGACCACCCCGCCTCGGTCAACGAGACCTATCTCGAGCACATGGGCATGGCATTCGGCTTCGGCGGGCGTATGCTTCTGGGAAGCCTCGCCTGCTTCGTGCACGGTCTCTTCCCGTGGCTCTGTCTCACCCGAGGCAGTGACACGATCCGCGGCCTGCATCGCCGCATGGTTAGCCACCGCGTGGTACAGCAGGAGCAGGCAGACAGGCCAATGGTCGCCGCCGAGTAG
- a CDS encoding host attachment protein, translating to MAKSVMKPRRKARLPAAPQMEPLRKRTLIVVADSARARFLEPSEDARKLVPASQLDLVSPTSRRPTRDLVADKPGRGFRSASSRMRHAYEQTHDLHKLEKHKFVESLARTLDDIRRRGEFDRLVLVAPARSLGELRGLLSPRVRRMISHEVPKDLTASTPTSLKRALAAILPTPVVSPP from the coding sequence ATGGCCAAATCGGTGATGAAACCGCGGCGCAAGGCGCGCCTACCGGCGGCGCCCCAGATGGAGCCACTGCGCAAGCGCACGCTGATCGTGGTGGCCGACAGCGCGCGCGCCCGCTTCCTCGAGCCGAGCGAGGACGCGCGCAAGCTCGTGCCGGCGAGCCAGCTCGATCTGGTCTCCCCGACCAGCCGGCGGCCGACGCGCGATCTCGTCGCCGACAAGCCCGGCCGGGGATTCCGTTCAGCGAGCAGCCGCATGCGCCATGCCTACGAACAGACGCACGACCTGCACAAGCTCGAGAAGCACAAGTTCGTCGAGTCGCTTGCAAGGACGCTGGACGACATCCGCAGACGCGGCGAATTCGATCGGCTGGTGCTCGTGGCGCCGGCCCGCAGCCTCGGCGAGCTGCGCGGTCTGCTGTCGCCACGCGTTCGGCGCATGATCTCTCACGAGGTGCCGAAGGATCTCACCGCCTCCACGCCGACCTCGCTCAAGCGGGCTCTGGCGGCGATCCTGCCGACGCCGGTCGTGTCCCCGCCCTAG
- a CDS encoding HPF/RaiA family ribosome-associated protein yields METPLRVTFQGGETSEALDGFVREHVESLERLYGRMTACHVIVQVPDRRHRTNNLYRVNIHMVLPGGINIDIDQTPQADDRYAIPQFAVNDAFRRAKRLLTDRAKKQRGEVKTLRERVERTINRPDQQ; encoded by the coding sequence ATGGAAACGCCGCTGCGAGTGACCTTCCAAGGAGGCGAGACCAGCGAGGCGCTGGACGGTTTCGTCCGCGAGCATGTCGAGAGCCTGGAGAGGCTCTATGGGCGGATGACGGCCTGTCACGTCATCGTCCAGGTGCCCGACCGGCGCCATCGCACCAACAATCTCTATCGAGTCAACATCCACATGGTCCTGCCAGGCGGCATCAACATCGACATCGACCAGACGCCGCAGGCCGACGATCGCTACGCCATCCCGCAATTCGCCGTGAACGACGCCTTCCGCCGCGCCAAGCGCCTGCTGACGGACCGGGCGAAGAAGCAGCGCGGCGAGGTGAAGACCTTGCGCGAGCGTGTCGAACGCACGATCAACAGACCCGACCAGCAGTGA